CGCCACGCAGACCTCGGAGTCCGGCAGTCCAGGATCAAGAACCTGGCAGTTAAACACTCTCAAGGCTCCTACCTGGTTTTCGTGGATCACGACGTGGTGCTTCATCCGGATTTCGTAAGGGATCACGTGTCCATGGCACGGGAGGGGACCTTTCTTCAGGGGAAGAGGGCTTTTTTGCCCCGCGAGCACACCAAAAGGGTGATCGAGGGGGGCTTTTCTCCTCCTCGGACCTGGAGTGGCGGGATCGGCAACCGGAAAAACGCCGTCCGGTTGCCGATCCTGGGGCGGCTGCTTGCCAGAGAAAAAGGGTTTCAAACGATTTTGAGGGGATGCAACCTATCCATGTTCCGTAAGGATTTCCTGCGGGTGGACGGTTTTGACGAAGTTTTCGACCGGAGCTGGGGACGGGAGGATTCCGACATCTGTTACCGGTTGTTCCACTCGGGCATAAAGATACGGAACCTGTGGTTCTTGGCCCTTCAATATCACCTCGAGCACGAAGTCGTCACTCGCTGGGAAAAGGAAAGGCTCGACAGGGAGCTTAAAAGGAATAT
This genomic interval from Deltaproteobacteria bacterium contains the following:
- a CDS encoding glycosyltransferase: MNDTFKVSLIITTYNWPGALRRTLQSALSQSRPPDEIIVADDGSDEETAETVMEVLGPTSTIWRHVRHADLGVRQSRIKNLAVKHSQGSYLVFVDHDVVLHPDFVRDHVSMAREGTFLQGKRAFLPREHTKRVIEGGFSPPRTWSGGIGNRKNAVRLPILGRLLAREKGFQTILRGCNLSMFRKDFLRVDGFDEVFDRSWGREDSDICYRLFHSGIKIRNLWFLALQYHLEHEVVTRWEKERLDRELKRNIDEKRTFAIHGFSKLSDEGGVVAGSDMGRDPEDGGKEP